In Electrophorus electricus isolate fEleEle1 chromosome 1, fEleEle1.pri, whole genome shotgun sequence, a single window of DNA contains:
- the LOC113584067 gene encoding PI-PLC X domain-containing protein 1-like isoform X2, with protein MTESLVALAIFRCSVSYRPFWRRIVVLAAELRKRMVDIRRTWDASSSSAWMAQLPLPLLNVPLWNLAIPGSHDSMAYCLDIHSPVLHSQPKILRVLDHIVPCFIRPCVNKWGTTQELIISSQLESGIRFLDLRIAHKPKDSDQSLYFAHGIYSLVTVKVALTEVARWLEQHSTEVVIIALSAFDDMTPVQHNNLIDFLKRLFEKKLCPKSVVMSYADPAGSGHEELWPVWDYWWGNESDPNLVISYLQHQKETVGRPVGFFMAGLNLTEDARYVLHHPGQSMKSMTVRAYGLLLDWLKQQRPGAQKTSLNIICADFVGISGNEFTRVVVALNTQLLKQDVFSG; from the exons ATGACCGAAAGCTTGGTTGCCTTAGCTATTTTCCGCTGTAGCGTTAGTTATCGCCCATTTTGGCGTAGGATTGTGGTTCTAGCCGCTGAACTGCGAAAAAGAATGGTCGATATCCGACGGACTTGGGATGCTTCCAGCTCTTCGGCCTGGATGGCGCAGCTGCCTCTGCCGCTCCTGAATGTTCCGCTGTGGAATCTCGCCATCCCTG GCAGCCATGATAGCATGGCGTACTGCCTGGACATACATTCCCCAGTTCTCCATTCACAGCCCAAGATACTGAGAGTGCTGGACCACATTGTTCCCTGTTTCATTCGACCGTGTGTGAATAAGTGGGGTACCActcag GAGCTGATCATTTCCTCTCAGCTGGAATCAGGAATTCGTTTTCTGGACCTAAGAATTGCACACAAGCCAAAAGATTCGGATCAGTCCTTATACTTTGCCCATGGGATATACTCTTTGGTCACTGTTAAG GTGGCCCTCACTGAAGTTGCTCGCTGGTTGGAGCAGCATTCTACAGAAGTAGTCATAATCGCTCTCTCTGCCTTCGATGACATGACCCCTGTCCAGCACAACAACCTCATTGACTTTCTCAAAAGGCTATTTGAAAAGAAACTCTGTCCCAAATCA GTCGTTATGTCGTACGCTGACCCAGCGGGGTCTGGTCATGAGGAACTGTGGCCAGTTTGGGATTACTGGTGGGGGAATGAGTCAGACCCGAATCTGGTCATCTCCTACCTGCAGCATCAGAAGGAGACAGTGGGAAGACCAG TGGGCTTCTTCATGGCCGGTCTGAATCTCACAGAAGATGCAAGATATGTGCTTCACCATCCCGGGCAGTCTATGAAGAGCATGACTGTCCGTGCCTATGGTCTGCTGTTGGACTGGCTCAAACAGCAGCGCCCTGGTGCCCAGAAAACCTCCCTGAACATCATCTGCGCAGACTTTGTTGGGATTTCAGGAAATGAGTTCACTCGGGTAGTTGTTGCACTCAATACGCAACTTTTAAAGCAGGACGTATTCAGTGGATGA
- the LOC113584069 gene encoding regucalcin-like — protein MSSINVDCVVKAHSGLGGPVWQETDATLLYVDIYGPSISRCNCLTKEKESMSTETYVGCVVPRSSGGYVIGEGTPFAAVDWEKRSVTTITHVDTEKSNTRFNDGKVDPASRFSAGTMAVGMCASELERKRGSLYTLQPDHSVVKHLDQVDLSNGLDWSPDHHIFYTDSLKYMVEAFDYDLQTGGISNRRMVYGFEEDEGLPDGMCTNMDSKLWVACYNGGRVIRIDPQTGTRLQTVQLRVAKITTCCFGGKDYSRAFDLYITSATKGMDEEALAKQPEAGSIFKVTGLGVKGIPPYSFDG, from the exons ATGTCGTCCATAAACGTCGACTGCGTCGTAAAAGCGCACAGTGGGTTAGGAGGTCCAGTCTGGCAAGAGACAGATGCCACGCTGCTGTATGTCGACATCTATGGCCCGAGTATCAGCAGGTGTAACTGTCTGACCAAGGAAAAAGAGAGTATGTCTACAG AGACATACGTGGGCTGTGTGGTTCCGCGCAGCTCAGGAGGTTACGTGATTGGAGAGGGAACGCCCTTCGCCGCGGTCGACTGGGAGAAACGTTCCGTAACGACCATCACCCACGTGGACACGGAGAAGAGCAACACCCGCTTCAACGACGGGAAGGTGGACCCTGCTAGCAGGTTTTCCG CAGGCACCATGGCTGTGGGAATGTGCGCGTCTGAGCTAGAGAGGAAACGGGGCTCTCTGTACACGCTCCAGCCTGACCACTCTGTCGTCAAGCACTTGGACCAGGTGGACCTCTCCAATGGGCTCGACTGGTCTCCAGATCATCACATCTTCTACACAGACAGTCTGAAGTACATGGTGGAGGCCTTTGACTATGACCTACAGACTGGAGGAATAT CTAATCGCAGAATGGTATACGGGTTTGAGGAAGATGAAGGCTTGCCTGATGGCATGTGCACTAACATGGACAGTAAACTCTGGGTGGCCTGCTACAATGGAGGAAGGGTGATCCGCATCGACCcacaaacag GGACCAGGCTCCAGACAGTACAGCTGCGTGTGGCAAAGATCACCACCTGCTGTTTCGGGGGTAAAGACTAcagtagggcatt tgaTCTATACATCACCTCTGCAACTAAAGGGATGGATGAAGAGGCATTAGCCAAACAGCCTGAAGCTGGCAGTATTTTTAAG GTCACTGGTTTAGGAGTGAAGGGAATTCCACCGTATTCATTTGATGGCTGA
- the LOC113584068 gene encoding regucalcin, protein MSSIKVECVVKAHNEIGEGPVWEEKDATLLYVDIYGPSISRWNSLTKETERMSTETYVGCVVPRSSGGYVIGEGTRFAAVDWEKRSITTITHVDTEKSNTRFNDGKVDPAGRFFAGTMAVEVRPTELERKQGSLYALQPDHSVVKHLDQVDLSNGLDWSPDHHIFYYIDSLKYMVEAFDYDLQTGGISNRRMVYRLKEDEGIPDGMCIDAEGKLWVACYNGGRVICIDPQTGTRLQTVQLPVAKITSCCFGGKNYSDLYITSATKGMDEEALAKQPEAGSIFKVTGLGVKGIPSYSFSG, encoded by the exons ATGTCATCTATAAAGGTAGAATGTGTCGTGAAAGCTCACAATGAGATCGGAGAGGGTCCGGTCTGGGAAGAGAAAGATGCTACTCTGCTGTATGTCGACATCTATGGCCCAAGTATCAGCAGGTGGAACTCTCTGAccaaggaaacagagagaatgtctACAG AGACATACGTGGGCTGTGTGGTTCCGCGAAGCTCAGGAGGTTACGTAATTGGAGAGGGAACGCGCTTCGCCGCAGTCGACTGGGAGAAACGTTCCATCACGACCATCACCCACGTGGACACGGAGAAGAGCAACACCCGCTTCAATGATGGGAAGGTGGACCCTGCTGGCAGGTTTTTCGCAG GCACCATGGCTGTGGAGGTGCGCCCAACTGAGCTAGAGAGGAAACAGGGCTCTCTGTACGCGCTCCAGCCTGACCACTCTGTCGTCAAGCACTTGGACCAGGTGGATCTCTCCAATGGGCTTGACTGGTCTCCAGATCATCACATCTTCTACTACATAGACAGTCTGAAGTACATGGTGGAGGCCTTTGACTATGACCTACAGACTGGAGGAATAT CTAATCGCCGAATGGTGTATAGGCTTAAAGAGGATGAGGGCATTCCTGATGGCATGTGCATTGATGCGGAAGGTAAACTCTGGGTGGCCTGCTACAATGGAGGAAGGGTGATCTGCATCGACCCACAAACAG GGACCAGGCTACAGACAGTACAGCTGCCTGTGGCAAAGATCACCTCCTGCTGTTTCGGGGGTAAAAACTACAGTGATCTATACATCACCTCTGCAACTAAAGGGATGGATGAAGAGGCATTAGCCAAACAGCCTGAAGCTGGCAGTATTTTTAAG GTCACTGGTTTAGGAGTGAAGGGAATTCCATCATATTCATTTTCTGGCTGA
- the tbx19 gene encoding T-box transcription factor TBX19 isoform X1: MKVEGDMGTAGGAAAGGRAGSECCITRLLSVVESELRAGREKGDPTEKQLKVSLEDADLWRKFKEVTNEMIVTKNGRRMFPVLKVSVSGLDPNAMYSFLLDFSPADGHRWKYVNGEWVPAGKPEPHSHSCVYIHPDSPNFGAHWMKAPVSFSKVKLTNKLNGGGQIMLNSLHKYKPQIHIVRVGGSHRMVTNISFSDTQFIAVTAYQNEEITALKIKYNPFAKAFLDAKERSHPKNLLEPTPENQHVGIPHCGWFISNPDSLCSSGSGNFTYHGGLPLAPPTGYKHYPTLHGHRATPYPPPYLHRHHHRSPNPVSLAESLSPGALQVYSGHETWAGVSPPGPAAMLSVPSGPNSPAVSSQYPCLWTVSSCSVSSSPPGGLVNSTHCQEERPNAGSASVSPCALLQRHGPIAADNVVDPASNNRVGGVSWSAVSTHSF; this comes from the exons ATGAAGGTAGAAGGTGACATGGGAACCGCCGGCGGCGCGGCGGCCGGCGGGCGGGCCGGCAGCGAATGCTGCATAACCCGGCTGCTAAGCGTGGTGGAGAGCGAGCTACGGGCCGGCCGGGAGAAGGGAGACCCCACGGAGAAGCAGCTCAAAGTTAGCCTCGAAGACGCGGATCTCTGGAGAAAGTTTAAAGAGGTCACCAACGAGATGATTGTTACCAAGAACGGCAG ACGCATGTTCCCCGTGTTGAAAGTCAGCGTGTCCGGCTTGGACCCGAACGCCATGTACTCCTTTCTCCTGGACTTCAGCCCGGCCGACGGGCACCGCTGGAAGTATGTGAATGGAGAGTGGGTGCCCGCGGGCAAACCTGAGCCACACAGCCACAGCTGTGTCTACATCCACCCGGACTCGCCCAACTTCGGTGCACACTGGATGAAGGCTCCCGTATCTTTCAGCAAAGTCAAACTGACCAACAAACTCAACGGAGGAGGACAG ATCATGCTGAACTCTCTCCATAAATACAAACCCCAAATCCacattgtgcgtgtggggggCAGCCACAGAATGGTGACCAACATCTCCTTCAGTGATACCCAGTTCATCGCTGTCACAGCCTACCAGAATGAGGAG ATAACAGCTCTTAAGATCAAATATAATCCCTTTGCAAAGGCCTTCCTGGATGCTAAAGAAAG GAGTCATCCCAAGAATCTTCTAGAACCTACTCCAGAGAATCAACATGTTGGCATACCACACT GCGGCTGGTTCATTTCCAACCCAGACTCCCTGTGTTCATCTGGTAGTGGTAACTTCACATACCATGGGGGTTTGCCCCTTGCCCCCCCCACTGGATACAAGCACTACCCCACTCTGCATGGACACAGAGCCACTCCCTACCCTCCTCCATACCTTCATCGACACCACCACCGCAGTCCCAACCCAG TCTCTCTTGCAGAGAGTTTGAGTCCAGGTGCTCTGCAAGTGTACTCAGGTCACGAGACCTGGGCAGGTGTTTCGCCCCCTGGTCCTGCTGCTATGCTGTCAGTGCCATCTGGCCCAAACTCCCCTGCAGTCAGCAG TCAGTATCCTTGCCTGTGGACGGTAAGCAGCTGCAGTGTATCTTCCAGTCCACCGGGAGGCCTCGTGAACTCCACCCATTGTCAGGAGGAGAGGCCAAATGCAGGCTCTGCCTCTGTATCACCATGCGCCCTCCTGCAACGCCATGGGCCAATAGCTGCAGACAATGTGGTGGATCCAGCCAGTAATAacagggtgggtggggttagcTGGTCTGCAGTCTCCACCCATTCATTTTGA
- the tbx19 gene encoding T-box transcription factor TBX19 isoform X2: MFPVLKVSVSGLDPNAMYSFLLDFSPADGHRWKYVNGEWVPAGKPEPHSHSCVYIHPDSPNFGAHWMKAPVSFSKVKLTNKLNGGGQIMLNSLHKYKPQIHIVRVGGSHRMVTNISFSDTQFIAVTAYQNEEITALKIKYNPFAKAFLDAKERSHPKNLLEPTPENQHVGIPHCGWFISNPDSLCSSGSGNFTYHGGLPLAPPTGYKHYPTLHGHRATPYPPPYLHRHHHRSPNPVSLAESLSPGALQVYSGHETWAGVSPPGPAAMLSVPSGPNSPAVSSQYPCLWTVSSCSVSSSPPGGLVNSTHCQEERPNAGSASVSPCALLQRHGPIAADNVVDPASNNRVGGVSWSAVSTHSF; the protein is encoded by the exons ATGTTCCCCGTGTTGAAAGTCAGCGTGTCCGGCTTGGACCCGAACGCCATGTACTCCTTTCTCCTGGACTTCAGCCCGGCCGACGGGCACCGCTGGAAGTATGTGAATGGAGAGTGGGTGCCCGCGGGCAAACCTGAGCCACACAGCCACAGCTGTGTCTACATCCACCCGGACTCGCCCAACTTCGGTGCACACTGGATGAAGGCTCCCGTATCTTTCAGCAAAGTCAAACTGACCAACAAACTCAACGGAGGAGGACAG ATCATGCTGAACTCTCTCCATAAATACAAACCCCAAATCCacattgtgcgtgtggggggCAGCCACAGAATGGTGACCAACATCTCCTTCAGTGATACCCAGTTCATCGCTGTCACAGCCTACCAGAATGAGGAG ATAACAGCTCTTAAGATCAAATATAATCCCTTTGCAAAGGCCTTCCTGGATGCTAAAGAAAG GAGTCATCCCAAGAATCTTCTAGAACCTACTCCAGAGAATCAACATGTTGGCATACCACACT GCGGCTGGTTCATTTCCAACCCAGACTCCCTGTGTTCATCTGGTAGTGGTAACTTCACATACCATGGGGGTTTGCCCCTTGCCCCCCCCACTGGATACAAGCACTACCCCACTCTGCATGGACACAGAGCCACTCCCTACCCTCCTCCATACCTTCATCGACACCACCACCGCAGTCCCAACCCAG TCTCTCTTGCAGAGAGTTTGAGTCCAGGTGCTCTGCAAGTGTACTCAGGTCACGAGACCTGGGCAGGTGTTTCGCCCCCTGGTCCTGCTGCTATGCTGTCAGTGCCATCTGGCCCAAACTCCCCTGCAGTCAGCAG TCAGTATCCTTGCCTGTGGACGGTAAGCAGCTGCAGTGTATCTTCCAGTCCACCGGGAGGCCTCGTGAACTCCACCCATTGTCAGGAGGAGAGGCCAAATGCAGGCTCTGCCTCTGTATCACCATGCGCCCTCCTGCAACGCCATGGGCCAATAGCTGCAGACAATGTGGTGGATCCAGCCAGTAATAacagggtgggtggggttagcTGGTCTGCAGTCTCCACCCATTCATTTTGA
- the sft2d2b gene encoding SFT2 domain containing 2b, which yields MDKLKKVLSGQDDNDDLNVLQAASDATTLGWGTRVKGFIASFVLGVVCSLLGACLLWVPNVGLTLFVVFYTFGNVASLLSTMFLMGPLKQVKRMCDKTRALATAIMITCLVLTLCAAFWWKIKGLALLFCILQFLAFTWYGLSYIPFARDAVIKLFSTCLK from the exons ATGGACAAATTAAAGAAAGTTCTTAGTGGCCAAGATGATAACGACGACCTCAACGTGTTGCAG GCAGCCAGCGACGCGACCACGCTGGGCTGGGGCACTCGGGTCAAGGGCTTCATCGCCTCTTTTGTTTTGGGAGTGGTCTGTTCATTGCTG GGAGCTTGTTTGCTTTGGGTTCCTAATGTGGGGCTGACATTATTCGTGGTTTTCTACACCTTTGGTAACGTGGCTTCACTCCTTAG CACAATGTTCTTGATGGGCCCATTGAAACAAGTGAAGAGGATGTGTGACAAGACCAGAGCACTGGCAACAGCCATCATGATA ACTTGCCTTGTGTTGACACTCTGTGCTGCATTTTGG TGGAAAATCAAAGGCCTCGCCCTGCTCTTCTGTATCCTGCAGTTCCTGGCTTTTACTTG GTATGGCTTGTCATATATTCCGTTTGCAAg GGATGCAGTGATTAAGCTGTTCTCCACGTGTTTGAAGTGA
- the LOC113584067 gene encoding PI-PLC X domain-containing protein 1-like isoform X1: protein MTESLVALAIFRCSVSYRPFWRRIVVLAAELRKRMVDIRRTWDASSSSAWMAQLPLPLLNVPLWNLAIPGSHDSMAYCLDIHSPVLHSQPKILRVLDHIVPCFIRPCVNKWGTTQELIISSQLESGIRFLDLRIAHKPKDSDQSLYFAHGIYSLVTVKVALTEVARWLEQHSTEVVIIALSAFDDMTPVQHNNLIDFLKRLFEKKLCPKSEIPSLKTCWLRGYQVVMSYADPAGSGHEELWPVWDYWWGNESDPNLVISYLQHQKETVGRPVGFFMAGLNLTEDARYVLHHPGQSMKSMTVRAYGLLLDWLKQQRPGAQKTSLNIICADFVGISGNEFTRVVVALNTQLLKQDVFSG, encoded by the exons ATGACCGAAAGCTTGGTTGCCTTAGCTATTTTCCGCTGTAGCGTTAGTTATCGCCCATTTTGGCGTAGGATTGTGGTTCTAGCCGCTGAACTGCGAAAAAGAATGGTCGATATCCGACGGACTTGGGATGCTTCCAGCTCTTCGGCCTGGATGGCGCAGCTGCCTCTGCCGCTCCTGAATGTTCCGCTGTGGAATCTCGCCATCCCTG GCAGCCATGATAGCATGGCGTACTGCCTGGACATACATTCCCCAGTTCTCCATTCACAGCCCAAGATACTGAGAGTGCTGGACCACATTGTTCCCTGTTTCATTCGACCGTGTGTGAATAAGTGGGGTACCActcag GAGCTGATCATTTCCTCTCAGCTGGAATCAGGAATTCGTTTTCTGGACCTAAGAATTGCACACAAGCCAAAAGATTCGGATCAGTCCTTATACTTTGCCCATGGGATATACTCTTTGGTCACTGTTAAG GTGGCCCTCACTGAAGTTGCTCGCTGGTTGGAGCAGCATTCTACAGAAGTAGTCATAATCGCTCTCTCTGCCTTCGATGACATGACCCCTGTCCAGCACAACAACCTCATTGACTTTCTCAAAAGGCTATTTGAAAAGAAACTCTGTCCCAAATCA GAGATTCCTTCCCTGAAAACGTGCTGGTTGCGTGGTTATCAGGTCGTTATGTCGTACGCTGACCCAGCGGGGTCTGGTCATGAGGAACTGTGGCCAGTTTGGGATTACTGGTGGGGGAATGAGTCAGACCCGAATCTGGTCATCTCCTACCTGCAGCATCAGAAGGAGACAGTGGGAAGACCAG TGGGCTTCTTCATGGCCGGTCTGAATCTCACAGAAGATGCAAGATATGTGCTTCACCATCCCGGGCAGTCTATGAAGAGCATGACTGTCCGTGCCTATGGTCTGCTGTTGGACTGGCTCAAACAGCAGCGCCCTGGTGCCCAGAAAACCTCCCTGAACATCATCTGCGCAGACTTTGTTGGGATTTCAGGAAATGAGTTCACTCGGGTAGTTGTTGCACTCAATACGCAACTTTTAAAGCAGGACGTATTCAGTGGATGA